The following proteins are encoded in a genomic region of Mycobacterium sp. 155:
- a CDS encoding NAD(P)H nitroreductase produces MPDTMLDSATIVKAVQLASRAPSLHNTQPWRWVYTSGADTSSASSFDLELHLDPERVVRSTDRSAREAVISCGVMLDHVVVAMAAAGWAADVERFPDPSHPDHLATLQFSPLGFVTDAHRRRADAILARRTDRLPLAAPPDWESFEPMLRTWLDTGPVHLDVLTDDMRSEVAEAAMLSESLRLYDSGYHADLAWWTTPFATKDGIPQSALVSAAESERVALSRAFPVTAHTDRRLAIADDAARVVVLSTDGFSRADALDGGEALSMVLLEATMSGLATCPVTQMTELHASRDIVATLIGRDACPQVLVRIGLAPVLEEVPPPTPRRPVTDFLTIA; encoded by the coding sequence ATGCCCGACACCATGCTTGACAGCGCCACCATCGTCAAAGCCGTTCAGCTGGCCTCGCGTGCCCCCTCGCTGCACAACACTCAACCATGGCGGTGGGTGTACACCTCCGGCGCGGACACAAGCAGCGCAAGCAGCTTCGACCTGGAACTGCACCTCGATCCGGAACGGGTGGTGCGCTCCACGGACCGTTCGGCGCGGGAGGCTGTCATCAGCTGCGGGGTGATGTTGGACCATGTCGTGGTCGCTATGGCCGCCGCCGGCTGGGCTGCCGACGTCGAGCGGTTCCCCGACCCGAGTCACCCGGACCACCTGGCGACGCTGCAGTTCAGCCCGCTGGGTTTCGTTACCGATGCTCACCGGCGGCGCGCCGACGCGATTCTGGCCCGTCGCACCGACCGGCTGCCGCTGGCCGCGCCACCGGACTGGGAATCCTTCGAGCCGATGCTGCGGACCTGGCTGGACACCGGGCCGGTGCACTTGGACGTGCTGACCGACGACATGCGGTCGGAGGTGGCCGAGGCCGCCATGCTCAGCGAGTCCCTGCGGCTCTACGACTCCGGTTACCACGCTGATCTGGCTTGGTGGACAACGCCTTTCGCGACAAAGGATGGCATCCCTCAGAGCGCGCTGGTCTCGGCGGCCGAAAGCGAACGCGTTGCGCTGTCCCGGGCGTTCCCCGTCACTGCTCACACCGATCGGCGCCTGGCCATCGCCGACGACGCGGCACGTGTCGTTGTGCTGTCGACCGACGGCTTCAGCCGCGCGGACGCGTTGGACGGCGGTGAAGCGCTGTCGATGGTGCTGTTGGAGGCCACGATGTCAGGCCTGGCGACCTGCCCGGTGACGCAGATGACCGAGCTGCATGCCAGCCGTGACATCGTCGCGACCCTGATCGGTCGGGACGCCTGCCCACAGGTTCTG